Proteins encoded by one window of Phytohabitans houttuyneae:
- a CDS encoding fused MFS/spermidine synthase: MEPNPQAAPLPPKLAAALVFLASGAVLVLETVALRLVGPYVGVTLQVTSAVIGVALGAIAYGAWLGGFLADRQDPRRLLAPALVLAAIATAVTLPVVRWAGEGLRGNADTGIILLTALAIFLPAALLSGVSPLVVKLQLGDLKRTGQVVGKLSSIGTLGGITATLVTGFVLVAALPTTVIILGVAGLLAAVGIGLGVYLHRRDPVPAPPRARALLAAVGLAGAGLSTVAPNPCDIETAYHCATVVDDPANPFGRVLMLNSARHSYVDLGNPEHLEFAYTQWLGAVADAIAPDGLSLDALHLGGGGFTMPRYLNATRPGGTNEVYEIDGGLVDLARDQLELRTGPDLTPVVGDARVLVTARPAASVDFVVGDAFGHLVVPWHLATREMAEQIRRTLRPAGVYAQNVIDYPPLRFIRAEVATVADVFPHVALIGPPEALAGDQGANFVIVASAAPLPLDAIRAHLTSTAQEPVTLLAGADLDAFVRDARVLTDDFAPVDQLLAGP; encoded by the coding sequence ATGGAGCCCAACCCGCAGGCCGCCCCGCTGCCCCCCAAGCTCGCGGCCGCCCTCGTCTTCCTGGCCAGCGGCGCTGTCCTCGTGCTGGAGACGGTCGCGCTGCGCCTCGTGGGGCCCTATGTCGGCGTGACCCTACAGGTGACCAGCGCGGTGATCGGCGTGGCGCTGGGCGCGATCGCGTACGGAGCCTGGCTGGGCGGCTTTCTCGCCGACCGGCAGGACCCGCGCCGCCTGCTCGCCCCGGCGCTGGTGCTCGCCGCCATCGCCACCGCCGTGACGCTGCCGGTCGTGCGGTGGGCCGGCGAAGGGCTGCGCGGCAACGCCGACACCGGCATCATCCTGCTCACCGCCTTGGCGATCTTCCTGCCCGCCGCGCTGCTGTCCGGCGTCTCGCCGCTGGTGGTCAAGCTCCAGCTCGGCGACCTCAAACGCACCGGCCAGGTGGTCGGCAAGCTGTCCAGCATCGGCACGCTGGGCGGCATCACCGCCACGCTGGTGACCGGCTTCGTGCTGGTCGCCGCGCTGCCCACCACCGTGATCATCCTCGGTGTGGCCGGGCTGCTCGCCGCGGTCGGCATCGGCTTGGGCGTGTACCTGCACCGCCGCGACCCGGTGCCCGCCCCACCACGCGCCCGCGCGCTGCTGGCCGCCGTCGGGCTGGCCGGCGCCGGACTGTCCACTGTGGCGCCCAACCCGTGCGACATCGAGACGGCGTACCACTGCGCCACCGTCGTCGACGACCCGGCCAACCCGTTCGGCCGCGTGCTCATGCTCAACTCGGCCCGCCACTCCTACGTCGACCTCGGCAACCCTGAGCACCTCGAGTTCGCGTACACCCAGTGGCTCGGCGCGGTCGCCGACGCCATCGCCCCGGACGGGCTGAGCCTCGACGCGCTGCACCTGGGCGGCGGCGGGTTCACCATGCCGCGCTACCTCAACGCCACCCGGCCCGGCGGCACCAACGAGGTGTACGAGATCGACGGCGGCCTCGTCGACCTGGCCCGTGACCAGCTGGAGCTGCGCACCGGCCCCGACCTGACGCCCGTGGTCGGCGACGCCCGCGTGCTGGTCACCGCGCGCCCGGCGGCGAGCGTCGACTTCGTGGTGGGCGACGCGTTCGGCCACCTCGTGGTGCCCTGGCACCTGGCCACCCGCGAGATGGCCGAGCAGATCCGGCGCACACTGCGGCCCGCCGGCGTGTACGCGCAGAACGTCATCGACTACCCGCCGCTGCGCTTCATCCGGGCCGAGGTGGCGACCGTCGCCGACGTGTTTCCCCACGTCGCGCTCATCGGGCCGCCCGAGGCGCTGGCCGGCGACCAGGGCGCCAACTTCGTGATCGTCGCCTCCGCCGCCCCGCTGCCGCTGGACGCCATCCGCGCCCACCTGACCAGCACCGCGCAGGAGCCGGTCACGCTGCTCGCCGGCGCCGATCTGGACGCATTCGTGCGGGATGCCCGGGTGCTGACCGACGACTTCGCGCCCGTCGACCAACTCCTCGCCGGGCCGTAG
- a CDS encoding SDR family NAD(P)-dependent oxidoreductase produces MSTYLESLFSLAGRVALVTGGSSGIGRAIAEALGRAGAKVVVVARREAPLAAAVSELTDLGVQAAAVPADLSDRGALREAAEAAATVYGEPDILVNSAAINRRPHLSELTEDDWDATISANLDAPFLLGQRFGPPMAARGWGRIINIASQQAVRAYGNSGAYGAAKAGLTGLTRSQAEAWSRHGVTSNAIAPGIVRTPLTAELFADPARVATAAARTMVGRNGELDDFAGAAVFLASESSMYVTGQTLFVDGGFSVA; encoded by the coding sequence GTGTCCACGTACCTGGAGAGTCTCTTCTCGCTTGCCGGGCGCGTGGCGCTCGTGACCGGTGGCAGCTCGGGGATCGGCCGTGCCATCGCGGAGGCCCTCGGCCGCGCGGGCGCCAAGGTGGTGGTGGTCGCGCGGCGCGAGGCGCCGCTGGCCGCGGCCGTCTCCGAGCTCACCGACCTGGGAGTGCAGGCGGCGGCCGTGCCCGCGGACCTCAGCGACCGCGGCGCGCTGCGGGAGGCGGCCGAGGCGGCTGCCACGGTGTACGGCGAGCCGGACATCCTGGTCAACTCGGCCGCGATCAACCGCCGCCCCCACCTTTCCGAGCTGACCGAGGACGACTGGGACGCGACGATCTCCGCGAACCTCGACGCGCCCTTCCTGCTCGGCCAGCGCTTCGGCCCGCCCATGGCCGCGCGCGGCTGGGGCCGGATCATCAACATCGCCTCGCAGCAGGCGGTGCGGGCGTACGGGAACAGCGGCGCGTACGGTGCCGCGAAGGCCGGCCTGACCGGGCTGACCCGCTCGCAGGCCGAGGCGTGGTCGCGGCACGGCGTCACCTCGAACGCGATCGCGCCGGGCATCGTGCGCACGCCGCTGACCGCCGAGCTGTTCGCCGACCCGGCCCGGGTGGCGACGGCGGCCGCCCGCACGATGGTGGGGCGAAACGGCGAGCTGGACGACTTCGCGGGCGCGGCGGTGTTTCTGGCGAGCGAATCGAGCATGTACGTGACCGGACAGACGCTCTTCGTAGACGGCGGCTTCTCGGTCGCTTGA
- a CDS encoding SDR family oxidoreductase: protein MSETLVALVTGANKGIGYEIARGLGETGATVLVGARDAERGAVAVEKLSADGVDAVALELDVTDPLSITAAAARIEREYGRLDILVNNAAILAERGQPPSRTPVELLERTYATNVYGVVAVTNALLPLLRAAPAARIVNLSSGLGSMTLTADPGGPYPGALLLAYNSSKSALNSITVTYANELRDTPIKVNAADPGYCATDLNGHAGPRTPAQGAIAAVRLATLPADGPTAAFFDDAGTVPW, encoded by the coding sequence ATGAGCGAAACACTGGTCGCCCTCGTGACGGGGGCCAACAAGGGGATCGGGTACGAGATCGCGCGCGGCCTCGGCGAGACGGGAGCCACCGTGCTGGTGGGCGCGCGGGACGCGGAGCGGGGAGCGGTCGCCGTGGAGAAGCTGTCCGCCGACGGGGTGGACGCGGTTGCCCTCGAGCTCGACGTCACCGACCCGCTGTCGATCACGGCGGCGGCGGCGCGGATCGAGCGGGAGTACGGGCGGCTGGACATCCTGGTCAACAACGCCGCCATCCTCGCCGAGCGGGGGCAGCCGCCGAGCCGGACGCCGGTGGAGCTGCTGGAGCGCACCTACGCCACGAACGTGTACGGCGTCGTCGCGGTCACCAATGCCCTGCTTCCCCTGCTGCGCGCGGCGCCGGCCGCCCGCATCGTCAACCTCTCCAGCGGCCTGGGCTCGATGACGCTGACCGCCGACCCGGGCGGGCCGTACCCGGGGGCGCTGCTGCTGGCGTACAACTCGTCGAAGAGTGCGCTGAACTCGATCACGGTCACGTACGCGAACGAGCTGCGGGACACGCCGATCAAGGTGAACGCGGCCGACCCGGGCTACTGCGCCACCGACCTGAACGGGCACGCGGGACCCCGTACGCCGGCGCAGGGCGCCATCGCGGCTGTGCGCCTCGCCACACTCCCCGCGGACGGCCCGACCGCGGCCTTCTTCGACGACGCCGGCACGGTGCCGTGGTGA
- a CDS encoding inositol monophosphatase family protein has protein sequence MADLVDSVGQLLRDVAATVVLPSFQHLAEGDVEEKAPGELVTVADRRAEVRIADGLRSLLPDSVVVGEEGVAADPSVLDLLRESGPVWIVDPIDGTGNFAAGHGPFAIMTALVRGGAPVASWILDPLAGTLAVAESGSGTYVDGVRATLPDDGSRPLRGAAMNRFLPADLRARVQRGLSAIDEVLPGLHCAGREYVDIVSGAQDFVLFWRTLPWDHVPGALLVQEAGGVVRRLDGTPYDLTGDGYGLLAAANDATWRRVHATLLS, from the coding sequence GTGGCTGACCTGGTCGACTCGGTCGGACAGCTGCTGCGCGACGTGGCGGCCACGGTGGTGCTGCCGTCGTTTCAGCACCTGGCCGAGGGCGACGTGGAGGAGAAGGCACCCGGAGAGCTGGTCACGGTCGCCGACCGGCGGGCCGAGGTGAGGATCGCCGACGGCCTGCGCTCGCTGCTGCCCGACTCGGTGGTGGTCGGCGAGGAAGGCGTGGCGGCCGACCCGTCGGTGCTGGACCTGCTGCGCGAGTCCGGCCCGGTGTGGATCGTCGACCCGATCGACGGCACCGGAAACTTCGCGGCCGGGCACGGCCCGTTCGCCATCATGACCGCCCTGGTCCGCGGCGGTGCGCCGGTCGCGTCCTGGATCCTCGACCCGCTGGCCGGCACGCTGGCCGTGGCCGAGTCCGGCTCGGGCACCTACGTCGACGGCGTGCGCGCCACCCTGCCCGACGACGGCTCCCGCCCGCTGCGCGGCGCCGCCATGAACCGCTTCCTCCCCGCCGACCTGCGGGCCCGCGTCCAGCGCGGCCTGTCGGCCATCGACGAGGTGCTGCCCGGGCTGCACTGCGCGGGCCGCGAGTACGTGGACATCGTCAGCGGCGCCCAGGACTTCGTGCTCTTCTGGCGCACGCTGCCGTGGGACCACGTGCCGGGCGCCCTGCTGGTCCAGGAGGCCGGTGGCGTGGTCCGCCGCCTGGACGGCACGCCGTACGACCTGACCGGGGACGGCTACGGCCTGCTGGCGGCCGCCAACGACGCCACCTGGCGCCGGGTGCACGCCACGCTGCTCAGCTGA
- a CDS encoding helix-turn-helix transcriptional regulator, protein MDRRQLADFLRSRRASVRPADVGLPAGPRRRTPGLRREEVARLTGISVDYYARLEQARGPRPSRQVLSALARALRLYDAERAHLFHLVGEVPSPPSGPSADVPAGVVHLLNRLDDTPAYVIDIKYEILAWNAMAAALLGDPDTWPPGRRNMIWNLFGGEVSEVALADPDTSAFADECVAELRAAAAQFPDDAGIHGLIARLRAASPEFVRRWEQLRVCVRRGTTVKRVRHPVVGELELECETLDIAGHGQRLILYSAAPGSPTAEALKLLSVVGTQWPADSVS, encoded by the coding sequence ATGGACCGCCGCCAGCTCGCCGACTTCCTGCGCAGCCGCCGCGCGAGCGTGCGCCCCGCGGATGTCGGCCTGCCCGCCGGCCCGCGCCGCCGCACGCCTGGGCTGCGCCGCGAGGAGGTGGCGCGGCTGACCGGCATCTCGGTCGACTACTACGCCCGGCTGGAGCAGGCTCGCGGCCCGCGCCCGTCCCGGCAGGTGCTCTCCGCGCTGGCCCGCGCCCTGCGGCTGTACGACGCCGAGCGCGCCCACCTCTTCCACCTGGTCGGCGAGGTCCCGTCGCCACCGTCGGGCCCGAGTGCCGACGTGCCTGCCGGCGTGGTTCACCTGCTCAACCGGCTGGACGACACGCCGGCGTACGTGATCGACATCAAGTACGAGATCCTCGCCTGGAACGCGATGGCCGCCGCCCTGCTCGGCGACCCCGACACCTGGCCGCCGGGGCGGCGCAACATGATCTGGAACCTGTTCGGCGGCGAGGTCTCGGAGGTCGCGCTGGCCGACCCGGACACGTCCGCCTTCGCCGACGAGTGCGTGGCCGAGCTGCGCGCCGCGGCCGCACAGTTTCCGGACGACGCCGGCATCCACGGCCTGATCGCCCGGCTGCGCGCCGCGAGCCCCGAGTTCGTGCGCCGCTGGGAGCAGCTGCGGGTGTGCGTGCGCCGCGGCACCACCGTCAAGCGCGTGCGCCATCCGGTGGTGGGCGAGCTGGAGCTGGAGTGCGAGACGCTCGACATCGCCGGACACGGCCAGCGCCTCATCCTCTACAGCGCCGCGCCCGGCAGCCCCACGGCCGAGGCGCTGAAGCTGCTCTCGGTCGTCGGCACGCAGTGGCCCGCCGACTCGGTCAGCTGA
- a CDS encoding serine/threonine-protein kinase: MTVLGGRYRLDERLGAGGMAVVWRAYDEVLDRPVAVKVLAPRHATDPSFRWQLRAEAQAAGKLCHPHITNVYDYGEQDGAPYIVMELIDGQPMAAALDHDGPMPWPEAVKACSDVASALAVAHAHGVVHRDVKPSNVMLTPSGAKVVDFGISALIGANDVTPEGSLLGTPAYLAPERMEGGQVSPATDVYALGLLLYRALTGHLPWEVATTTQMLRAHRYKDPGPLPPVDGLPEAVALLCRRCLSKQPRMRPSAAEAASVLAAFSSPSWLPVAAPAVQSRGRQLAAAVLAASALLAVTGGLWVTGNRNPAGTAGTGAAAAAALPATTAQTSTACSVTYALKRDSGREFHADLTVTNAGGHPVEGWRLTFAFPGDQRLVGARAAKFAQSGRNVVIQPPREQPIAAGDSVAVGVTGRYEKGNPLPTTFAVDGTECEALVSGASQPVTSPRTAAKPAKPPKPTDDKAPAKDSSGKGKGGGEDKSGKGGGGDEDDD, from the coding sequence ATGACGGTGCTGGGTGGGCGGTACCGCCTCGACGAACGACTCGGCGCAGGCGGGATGGCGGTGGTCTGGCGGGCGTACGACGAGGTGCTCGACCGGCCGGTCGCCGTCAAGGTGCTCGCGCCGCGGCACGCCACCGATCCCAGCTTCCGCTGGCAACTTCGCGCGGAGGCGCAGGCGGCCGGCAAGCTGTGCCACCCGCACATCACGAACGTCTACGACTACGGCGAGCAGGACGGCGCGCCGTACATCGTCATGGAGCTCATCGACGGGCAGCCGATGGCGGCGGCGCTCGACCACGACGGGCCGATGCCATGGCCGGAGGCGGTCAAGGCATGCTCCGATGTGGCCTCCGCGCTGGCCGTGGCCCACGCGCACGGCGTCGTGCACCGCGACGTGAAGCCCTCCAACGTCATGCTCACGCCGAGCGGCGCCAAGGTCGTCGACTTCGGCATCTCCGCGCTCATCGGCGCGAACGACGTGACGCCGGAAGGCAGCCTGCTGGGCACCCCGGCATACCTGGCCCCGGAGCGGATGGAGGGCGGCCAGGTCTCGCCGGCCACCGACGTGTACGCGCTGGGCCTGCTGCTGTACCGCGCGCTGACCGGGCACCTGCCGTGGGAGGTCGCGACCACCACGCAGATGCTGCGTGCCCACCGGTACAAGGATCCCGGCCCGCTGCCGCCCGTCGACGGCCTGCCCGAGGCGGTTGCGCTGCTGTGCCGGCGCTGCCTGTCCAAGCAGCCGAGGATGCGCCCGAGCGCCGCGGAGGCGGCGAGCGTGCTGGCGGCCTTCTCGTCACCGTCGTGGCTGCCGGTCGCCGCGCCGGCCGTCCAGTCGCGGGGCCGCCAGCTGGCCGCCGCGGTGCTGGCGGCGTCCGCGCTGCTCGCCGTCACCGGAGGACTCTGGGTCACCGGCAACCGCAACCCGGCCGGCACGGCGGGCACGGGCGCGGCCGCCGCGGCGGCGCTGCCCGCGACCACGGCGCAGACCTCCACGGCCTGCTCGGTCACTTACGCGCTGAAGCGCGACTCGGGCCGCGAGTTTCACGCGGACCTGACCGTCACCAACGCCGGTGGTCATCCGGTCGAGGGGTGGCGGCTCACCTTCGCGTTCCCCGGTGACCAGCGGCTCGTCGGCGCGCGGGCGGCGAAGTTTGCGCAGAGCGGGCGCAACGTGGTGATCCAGCCGCCGCGCGAGCAGCCGATCGCGGCCGGCGACTCGGTCGCGGTGGGCGTGACCGGCCGGTACGAGAAGGGCAACCCGCTACCGACCACGTTTGCCGTGGACGGCACCGAGTGCGAGGCGCTGGTCTCGGGCGCGTCGCAGCCGGTCACCTCGCCACGGACCGCGGCCAAGCCCGCCAAGCCTCCCAAGCCGACCGATGACAAGGCCCCCGCCAAGGACAGCTCCGGAAAGGGCAAGGGCGGCGGCGAGGACAAGTCGGGCAAGGGTGGTGGCGGCGACGAGGACGACGACTGA
- a CDS encoding coiled-coil domain-containing protein, translated as MLRRPVAVLLGLVLACVAAGPALAAPNTDDEGASKTLRAQLSAANKGHIEAKAKLANSKKRQLELKVQLKKVEDDLALITNEVAVLAAESYRVGRLTPINLMLNSASPNEFLQRAAGLELLAQRDGTAMRRLEEAREEVARTKAAIDNEIREQTKQVAIMAAKKKDLEKALGIGTAGGFVDANSPLAKPAPRNSDGSWPSERCIVDDPTTSGCITARTLHAYNQARAAGFTYHTSCKRTGGGGEHPLGRACDFSSAKSTFRNSDATGAEKAYGDRLASFFVKNADRLGVLYVIWYRQIWSPSSGWRAYSGSGSAAARHTNHVHLSMI; from the coding sequence GTGCTTCGTCGTCCCGTAGCGGTGCTGCTCGGTCTCGTCCTGGCGTGTGTCGCGGCGGGGCCAGCTCTCGCCGCGCCGAATACCGACGACGAGGGCGCCTCCAAGACACTGCGTGCTCAGCTCTCGGCGGCCAACAAGGGCCACATCGAGGCCAAGGCCAAGCTCGCCAATTCCAAAAAGCGCCAGCTCGAGCTCAAGGTCCAGCTCAAAAAGGTCGAAGACGACCTGGCGCTGATCACCAACGAGGTGGCCGTGCTCGCCGCGGAGTCCTACCGGGTGGGCCGCCTGACGCCGATCAACCTGATGCTCAACAGCGCCTCGCCCAACGAGTTCCTGCAACGGGCGGCCGGCCTGGAGTTGCTCGCCCAGCGCGACGGCACCGCGATGCGCCGGCTCGAGGAGGCGCGCGAGGAGGTCGCGCGCACCAAGGCCGCTATCGACAACGAGATCCGTGAGCAGACCAAGCAGGTCGCCATCATGGCGGCCAAGAAGAAGGACCTGGAGAAGGCGCTCGGCATCGGCACGGCCGGCGGCTTCGTCGACGCCAACTCGCCGCTGGCAAAGCCCGCGCCGCGCAACTCCGACGGCTCCTGGCCGAGCGAGCGGTGCATCGTCGACGACCCCACCACCAGCGGCTGCATCACCGCCCGCACGCTGCACGCGTACAACCAGGCGAGGGCGGCCGGCTTCACGTACCACACCTCGTGCAAGCGCACCGGCGGCGGCGGCGAGCACCCGCTGGGCCGCGCGTGCGACTTCTCGTCCGCGAAGTCGACGTTCAGAAACAGCGACGCGACGGGTGCCGAAAAGGCGTACGGTGACCGGCTCGCGTCGTTCTTCGTCAAAAACGCCGACCGGCTGGGCGTGCTCTACGTGATCTGGTACAGGCAGATCTGGTCACCGAGCTCGGGTTGGCGGGCGTACAGCGGCAGCGGCAGCGCGGCGGCCCGCCACACCAACCACGTTCACCTCTCGATGATCTGA